One Anabas testudineus chromosome 15, fAnaTes1.2, whole genome shotgun sequence genomic window carries:
- the kcnk1b gene encoding potassium channel subfamily K member 1b — translation MLQSLASNSCVRLIQNHKSTWYFVSLVLGYLLYLVFGAVVFSSVELPHEDLLRQELRAIKKQFLQENGCLSEERLERFLKKALDASNYGVSILNNASVNWNWDFTSALFFASTVLSTTGYGHTAPLSDGGKAFCIIYSVIGIPFTLLFLTAVVQRIMVFSTRRPIVYISTRWGLSKPLVAIVHATLLAMLAVSCFFLIPAAIFSALEENWNFLESFYFCFISLSTIGLGDYVPGEAANQKFRELYKVGITVYLILGLIVMLVVLETFCELQQLKQLRKMFYLKKEKPQDRLAILEHDHLSFTTVSSGATAHNEDKTQPFVSVPTLASPNDDPMIQ, via the exons atgctcCAGTCTTTAGCCAGCAATTCTTGTGTGCGTTTGATCCAGAATCACAAATCGACGTGGTACTTTGTGTCTCTCGTCCTGGGGTACCTCCTGTATCTCGTCTTCGGCGCTGTCGTCTTCTCCTCGGTCGAGCTGCCGCATGAAGACCTCCTGCGTCAGGAGCTGAGGGCCATTAAGAAACAGTTCCTACAGGAAAATGGATGTCTGTCCGAGGAGCGTCTGGAGCGCTTTCTGAAGAAGGCGCTGGACGCGAGTAATTACGGGGTCTCCATCCTCAACAACGCCTCCGTCAACTGGAACTGGGACTTCACCTCCGCGCTGTTCTTCGCCAGCACCGTGTTGTCCACCACGG GATATGGTCACACAGCACCTCTGTCAGATGGCGGGAAGGCCTTCTGCATCATCTACTCGGTGATAGGCATCCccttcaccctcctcttcctcaccgCTGTGGTGCAAAGGATCATGGTGTTCAGCACGCGGAGGCCCATCGTGTACATCTCCACACGCTGGGGCCTGTCCAAGCCACTGGTGGCCATCGTCCACGCCACTCTGCTCGCCATGTTGGCCGTCTCCTGCTTCTTCCTCATCCCCGCTGCCATCTTCTCAGCGCTGGAGGAGAACTGGAACTTCCTGGAGTCTTTCTACTTCTGCTTTATTTCCCTCAGCACCATCGGCCTGGGAGACTATGTACCTGGAGAGGCAGCTAATCAGAAGTTCAGGGAGCTCTACAAAGTGGGCATCACCG tctACCTGATCCTGGGTCTCATAGTCATGCTGGTGGTTCTGGAGACATTCTGCGagctgcagcaactaaagcagCTGAGGAAGATGTTCTACCTGAAGAAGGAGAAGCCGCAGGACCGCCTCGCAATTTTAGAGCACGACCACCTGTCCTTCACGACTGTCTCCAGTGGAGCCACAGCCCACAACGAAGACAAAACCCAGCCGTTTGTTAGTGTCCCAACTCTGGCTTCTCCCAACGATGATCCCATGATCCAATAA